DNA sequence from the Caulobacter segnis genome:
GGTGGTCGGGAAGCGTAATGCGACCAGCTGTATCAAACGACAGCTTGGCCATGCCGCCCAGAACGCTGGTTTCCAGGGCCGAGCGGATCGGATCCCCGAACTCCAGTTCCTCGATCACGCCCAGGTAGCGGTCGAACAGGGCCTTTCCACCCGCTTCCAGGCAATCGGCCTCGATGGAGGGGAAGCAGAAGATCCCGTCGAACATGCCCGAGACGGCCGCGCGGAATTCCTGCGGCACGACGATGCGCCGCTTGCTGTCGAGCTGTTTCTCGAACGTCGAGAGAAACACTGAAGCCGAACCCCACCAAACCCACGTCGGTCGGCGACCCAAACGCATCGCCCCGACGCGAATTGGGTTAACATGGGATGAATTGGGAAACAATGACACCAAACCCGTTTCATCGAGATTTCAAAGGTGTCTCACCTGTTGTTCACGAGGTGAGATCATTAATCCACAGAACATACACAGAACTGATTGAGTAGACGTTCCGCGCGGTGTCATCGGATCCCATCGAAGGTGGTTTTGGGGATCGACGCGCGCCGGCGCCGCCCTCCCCCCGCCAGGGGAGGATTGGAACCAGATGATCTGTAAGCCGGGTTCTGTTCCGTTCCCGAAAGAACGGCGACGATCATTCCTCTAGGCCGGCCATTGCTGGACGGCTCTCGCGACCTACCCGGATCCTCTCGGCCAGTGACGGCCTATCCGACGCGAGGCCGGAGCGGGATCCCTATTCGGTCTTGCTCCAGGCGGGGCTTGCCATGCCGTCCCTGTCGCCAGGTCCGCGGTGGGCTCTTACCCCACCCTTTCACCCTTCCCGCCCCGTAGGGAGGAGGTTTGCTTTCTGTGGCGCTATCCCTGGGATCGCTCCCGGTGGGCGTTACCCACCGCCTTGTCACCGTGGAGCCCGGACTTTCCTCGGCGTCCGAAGACGACGCGACCGCCCGACCATCTGGTCCGGCACGGTGTTTGACGGGGCGACATGGAAACGTCAACAAACATTCGATCTCCCCGGCGAAAGCCGGGGCCCAGATCGAACCCACGCGCGCATCAGCATGAAGCACGGCCTTAGGCGCGCGCACTCAAACCGCTCAGGATGAATCTGGGCCCCGGCTTTCGCTGGGGAAGCGGACTAGGGGACGTCTCTCATGAGCTGCGCGATCGGATGATCGCCCAGCCCCTTGGCCGCGCCCAGCCGATCGGCGTCGGCCTTGTTCTGCGAGAGCTTGAACGTGCCCTGCAGCCGCTCGACGAACAACCGCCCGCCCTGGATGCCGCGCAGCATGCTCTCGAACTTGCCGGCCTTCATCTTGTCGCGGGTCCAGGGCTTCTTGGGGAGCAGACGCCCCTCCTCCTGGGCCGAGAGGTCGTCCAGCAGGGCGACCAGCTCCGCCTCGTCCAGCGGCGCGACGGAACCCTCGGCCTCGACCGACTGATAGTTCCAGGTCGGCACCTGGTCGGCGCTCTCGTACCAGTCGGGGCTGACATAGGCGTCGAGGCCCGTGGCCAGCGCCACCGCCCGGAAGCCCTGCGTAAGATGCGGCGTCAGCAGGTTGCCGCGCGATAGATGGAAGTCGAGGGCGACCTCGCCGTCCAGGTCGCGGATCACGACCGGCGACTGGGCCACGAACAGCCGGCCACCGACGCTGGCGACGAAGGTCACGAACGGATGCGCTCGGATGAAGTCGAGCAGGACCGCCCGGTCCTCGACGCGGAAGGCCGGCGCCGGGTGCATTACTCGGCCGCCGCGCGCAGCAATCCCACCAGCCGCGCCCGGGTCTCGCCGTCGGCGATGCCGTCGAAGCGGTTCTGCAGCCAGTGACGCTGGAAGGCCGAGACCACGGTCGTGGTCCACTCGTCGTACTTGCCCGTCGGGGCGCAGTCGAAGCCCAGGCGGGTCAGGCCGGCCTGCAGCGCGAAGACGCCGGTCCCCTCCTCGCCTTGGCCCAGCGGCGCGCCGGGCGACGGCGCGGGCTCGATCCACAAGCCGTGGCCGCTTTGCGCCAGGCGCTTCCACGGGAACAGCTCGCCCGGATCGATCTTGCGGGCGGGGGCGATGTCGGAATGCCCCAGGATCCGGCTGTCGGGGATCATCCAGCGCGAGCGCACGTCGGCCAGCAGGTTGATCACCGAGGCGATCTGCGCCTCCGGAAACGGGCGATAGCCGAACTCGTGGCCGGGATTGACGATCTCGATGCCGATCGAGGCCGAGTTGATGTCCTTGACGCCCTTCCAGAAGGCCGCGCCGGCGTGCCAGGCGCGACGCTCCTCGGGCACGAGGCGGAAGATGCGGCCGTCCTCCTCCACGCAATAGTGGGCCGAGACCTTGGCCTCGGGGTCGCGCAAGCGCTCGATCGCGGCCTCGCCCGTCTCCATGCCGGTATAGTGGAGCACCACCATGTCCGGCACCGCCTTGCGGGCGTCGAAGTTCGGCGACGGGGCCTCGATGATGGACAGACTCATAGGGCGCGGTTCCGGATCGACATCAGCAAGGGCATGACCTGATTCCGCCGAAGCGCGATGATCAGAACGCCCAGCAGCGCCAGGGCCGCGCCGATCCCCATCCGCAGATCGAAGTGATCGTGGGTGACCACGACGCCCATGCCGATGGTGAACAGCGGCGTCATCAGGGTAAGCGGAGCGATCAGGTTGGCCTCGTAGCGCTGGATCAGCCCGTAATAGGCCGTATGGGCCACGACCGAAACCACCAGGGCCGAGAACGCCACCGCGCCGACGAACGGCCAGCCGGCGTGGAAGCCCGCCGCGACCTGCCCGGGCTCCATAACGGCGCTCATCGCCGCCAGCGGCCAGAAGGACGAAAAGCCGACCCAGGCCTGGAATTGCAACGGCTTCACGCCCTCGACCTGTTTCATCATCACCGCCCCCAGCGAGCCGGTGAAGGCGGCCGCGACGATCAGCCAGAGCCCGGCCGACAGCTCCAGGCCGTGCGGGCTCCACATGACGACCACCGCGCCCAGCAGCGTCAGAGCGATGCCCACGCCACGCCGCCAGCGGATCTTCTCGCCCAGGATCAGCACCGACAGCAGGGTCGTGAACGGCACGCCGACCTGGATCACCACCGAGGCCGCTGACGGCGAAGCGGTCTTGAAGCCCATGAACAGCAGGGCGAAGTTGCCGCCGCCCATCAAGAGGCCCACCAGCACCATCCGCCAGGTCGGCCGCGGCGCCGGCAGCAGCCAAGGCAGGGTCAGGATCGCGACCACCGCGAAGCGCACAGCGGCGTAGTAAAGCGGCGGCACGCCCCAATGGGCGACCACCAGCTTGGAAATGATGTTGCTGCTGGCCCAGACCAGGCAGACGAGGATCAGGACGCCGAAGTCGCGAAGGGACATGAAGTGATCCGATAAGCCCCGGTTGACGTTCGGTCAAAACGGTCGTTTGTTGGTGAACACTGTTCACATACGGTCACGGCGGGTCAACCACCGGACTTGGAGACAGGGGCGGAAACGGATGGCCATGGAACATGTCGACGTACTGATCGTGGGCGCGGGGCTTTCGGGGATCGGCGCGGCCTATCACCTGAGGAAGCATTGCCCGGGCAAGACCTACGCGATCCTGGAAGGGCGCGAGGCGATCGGCGGCACCTGGGACCTGTTCCGCTATCCGGGCATCCGCTCCGACAGCGACATGTACACCCTGGGTTACTCGTTCAAGCCGTGGAAGGCCGCCAAGGCCATCGCCGACGGCCCGTCGATCCTGAGCTACGTACGCGAGACGGCCCGCGAGAACGACGTCGACCGCCACATCCGCTTCCGCCACCTGGTCAAGCGCGCCAGTTGGTCCACCGAGACCGCGACGTGGACGGTCGAGGCCGAGCACGACGGCCTGACCGTCAAGTTCACCTGCGGCTTCCTCTACATGTGCTCCGGCTACTATCGCTATTCAGCCGGCTACACGCCCGACTTCTCGGGGGCCGAGCGCTTCCAGGGTCGCGTCGTCCACCCGCAGCACTGGCCCGAGGACTTGGACTACGCCGGCAAGAAGGTCGTGGTGATCGGCAGCGGCGCCACCGCCGTGACCCTGGTACCGGAGATGGCCAAGACGGCCGCCCACGTGACCATGCTGCAGCGCTCGCCGACCTATGTGGTCTCGCGTCCAGCCGAGGATGGCGTCGCCAACTGGCTGCGCTCAAAGCTGCCAGCCATGACCGCCTACGGCATCACCCGCTGGAAGAACGTTCTCTTCCAGATGCTGTTCTTCAACCTGGCGCGGAAGAAGCCGGAGAAGACCAAGGAGCGGCTGCTGGGCCTGGTGCGCGAGCACCTGGGGCCGGACTACGACGTCGCCACCCACTTCACGCCCCGCTACAATCCGTGGGACCAGCGCCTGTGCCTGGTGCCTGACGCGGATCTCTTCGACTCGATCAAGGCCGGGACGAGCTCGGTGGTCACCGATCACATCGAGACCTTCACCGAGACCGGGATCCAGCTGAAGTCCGGCAAGGCCCTGGACGCCGACATCATCGTCACCGCCACCGGCCTGCAGATGCAGCTGTTGAGCGGCATGGAGGTCGTGGTCGACGGGAAGGTCGCCAACCTGGCCCAGTCGATGAGCTACAAGGGCATGATGTTCAGCGACGTGCCGAACCTGGCTTCCGCCTTCGGCTACACCAACGCCAGCTGGACCCTGAAGGCGGACCTGACCAGCGAATATGTCTGCCGCCTGCTGAACCACATGAACCGCACGGGCGTCGACTACTGCGTGGCGCACGCCGACAGCGCGGTCGAGGCCGCGCCGTGGCTGGACTTCACCTCGGGCTACGTCACCCGCGCCATGGACCAGTTCCCGAAGCAGGGCCTGCGCAAACCCTGGAAGGTGCACCAGAACTACGCCCTCGACCTGGTGGCCCTGCGCTTCGGCAAGGTCGACGACGGGGTGATGACGTTCGGGCGCAAGACGGGGGCGAAGGCGCCGCCGGTCACCGCCAAGGCCGCCTAGCTTCCCTATCGGATTCGATAGGTTGCGACCGGCGGTCCAGCCTCCGACCTTTCAGGGGAAGGAGACCCGCATGGCCGAACCGTCCTCGTACCTGGGCTGGAAGATCGACTACGCCAGCCCGCCCGGCGAGCCCGCCTATCTGGATCCGGGCTCGGTTCACTGGCGGATCTACAAGAACCCGATCGCCCTGGCGGTCGGCGGCGTCGCGGCCGTGCTGCTGGAGTTCGCCGACGCGCGGATCCGTTCGGGCGTCTGGGACCACTCGACCTACAAGGCGGACCCGATCGGGCGCTCCAAGCGCACGGGCATCGCGGCCATGGTCGGGGTCTACGGCCCGCAAGCCGCCGCGCGGCGGGTGATCCAGGGCGTCACCAACATGCATACGCGGGTGGTCGGAAACACCCCCAAGGGCGAGGCCTACAAGGCGCTGGATCCCGAGCTGCTGGACTGGGTCAGCGCCACCGCCGGCTACGGCTTCCTCAACGCCTATGACCGCTTCGTCGCGCCGTTGAGCGAGGCCGAGAAGACTCGGTTTTACGGCGAGGCCGGGCCGATCGCGCGACTGTACGGCGTGAAGTCCTCGCCCGGCTCCCAGGCGGACTTCATGGCGATGATGGACAGGCTGGCGCCGCGCTTCGAGCCGCACCCGATCGTCGAGGAGTTCCTGGCCATCATCCAGTCGGGAAAGGCCGCGCCGAATGCGCCCAAGTTCCTGCACAAGGCCCTGGCCCGCGCGGCGGTGTCGCTGCTGCCGCCGATCGTGCGCCAGAAGCTGGCGCTGGGCCGCGAATACGACCTGACGCTCGTCGACACCCTGGCTCTGAAGGCGGCCGGCAAGCTGGCCGACCGGATCCCGGTGAAGGGCTCCCCGCCTTGCCAGGCCAGCGCGCGATTGGGCCTGCCATACGACTTCCTCTACAGGAGTCGGGCCGAGCAGAAACGGCTGCTGGAGGCTCACCACAATCCGCTCATCCCCGCGAAAGCGGGGACCCAAGCCGAGGCCTGAAGACCACCACCGCTCCTATGTCGAACGCCGTATGGGTCCCCGCTTTCCCGGGGATGAGCGGCGTTGGGTATCGCGCCTATTCTTCGTCGAACACCTCTTCCGCATCGACGGCCGGCGCCGGCGCGGCCTTGGGCGTCTTGCGCTTCACGAACCGCAGGGCGGTGTGGGTCTTGGAGAAGGCGCAGACCTTGGTGTCGGACAGGCCGAAACCCCGCGCGGCGGTCAGCACGTCGGTGTCCTTCAGCGGCGCGCCCTTGCCTTTCTGGGTGACGATCCAGATCGCGCCCTTGTCAGCCAGGGTCCACATCAGGTCCTCCAGCCGGTCGAGATCAGCCAGGTCCTCGGCGGCCAGGAACAGGATGTCGACCCCATCGGCCTCGTCGGCCTCGACCGGTTCGACACGGGTCGACAGCTCGGCCAGGAACTCATCGTCCTCGACGCCGTCGACCACCACAGTCATGCCGGGCTTCACGCCCAGCTTGTCCAGGCGCGAGGGCGGATTGAGGATCGCGTGGAGCCACTTCTCGGCCTGGCCAGGCTCGAGGGTGAAGCGGGTGCCGTCGCTCAGGACGAGGTCGTCGCCTTCCGTGCGAAGGTTCCGCAGGGCATGCCCCTGGTAGATGCCGCGCACCGCGCCGCGGAAGATCAGCTTGGGCGGCTCCCACAGAAGCTTGCCCTCGCTTTCGCCGTCCGACAGCTGGCCCCAGACGCCACTCGCTTCCTTGCCCATGTCTCTATGCGCCCTTGAATGTCGGCGTGCGCTTTTCGAGGATCGCGTCGACGCCTTCCATGTGGTCCTCGGTGTGGTGGGCGATGGCCTGGGCGGCCGCGCTCATCTCCATCAGGGTGTCGTAGCTGGCGGTCTGGCCGTGCTTGAGCAGGCTCTTGGCCATGCGCAGGGCGTGCGGCGGCTGGGCCGCGATCCTGGTCGCCAGCGCCATGGCCTCGTCCATCAGCGTCTCGGCGGGCACGGCCTTGCTGATCAGGCCCCACTCGGCGGCCTTGGCCGCGTCGATGACGTCGCCGGTGAACAGCAGCTCGGCGGCGCGGCTCATGCCGATCGTGCGGGGCATCAGCCAGGCCCCGCCGTCGCCGGGGATCAGGCCCAGCTTCAGGAAGGTGACGCCAAACCTCGCCGTATCGGCGGCGATGCGGATGTCGGTCATGCAGGCCACGTCGCAGCCCAGGCCGATCGCCGCCCCGTTCACCGCCGCGATCGAGGGGACCTCCAGACCGTAGATGGCCCGGACGATGCGGTGGATGTTCTTGCGATAGCCGTCGCGCACCGCCACGCCGTTGCCGCCGAACGCCCCCTCGCGGGCCTTCATCGCCTTGACGTCGCCGCCGGCCGAGAAGGCCTTGCCCGCACCGGTCAGGATCACGCAGCGGATGTCCTGGTCGTCGTTGATCGCCTCGCAGGCGGCCGCCACCTGGTCGCCATCACCCGGCGCGCCCAAGGCGTTCATCGCCTCCGGCCGGTTCAGGGTGAGGATGGCGACGTGGCCGCGTTTCTCGGTGAGGATCAGGGACTGAGACATGGGATTTAAGGACGCTCCTGCCGTTTCTTTGGTTTTGTCCCTCCATAGCCTGCTTTCCCGCGTCGTGCAGCCGAGCTGGCCGATGCAACCGGTGCGGTCGCACCGATCACGAAAACGCGACTGGCGCGCGAGCGCGGCGCGCCGTTGAAATAAGTCCTGGGACGACACAGAAAGCTACGGCGAATGACCGAGCACGCGAAGGCCCGACACGTGTTGATTATCGAGGATGAAATCCTCGTCGCGTTCGAGGTCGAGGCTCTTCTGGCGGAGATGGGCTTCACGAGTTTCGATATCGCCGACAGCGCGGCCGATGCGCTGACCCTGGCCATCGCCAATCCCCCGGATCTGATCACCGCCGACTATCGCATCGTGGGCGGCACCGGCGTCGAGGCCGTCGAGGCCATCCAGCGCCGACTGGGCCGCATCCCCGTCGTCTACGTCACCGGCAACGCCGACCAGCTGCAGGGCCGCCTGACCCCGATCGTCGACAAGCCGATCTCGGCCCGCATCCTGGCGGAAGCCTGCGCGCGGGCGTCAACGACCTGACGTTGTTCTCCCCGCCGCCCGCCGCTACAAGCCACGGACGGGAGGACGCGATGCACGAGATCACCACCCTCGAGGCCCTGGAGGCGCTGTATCAGCCCGCCCCTGTCGCCGCCTCGACCGTCAAGGTCGCCGACCACATCACCCCGCACTACGCCGCGCTGATCCAGGCCTCGCCGTTCGTGGCCCTGGCCACGGTCGGCCCCGAGGGCCTGGACTGCAGCCCGCGCGGCGACCTGCCCGGCTTCGTCCGCATCGCCGATCCCAGGACCCTGATGCTGCCCGACCGGCGCGGCAACAATCGCACCGACAGCCTGCGCAACATCGTCCGCGACCCGCGCGTGGCCCTGCTGTTCCTGATCCCGGTTCGGGCACCACCTTCCGGGTCAACGGCCGCGCCGTGCTGAGCGCCGATCCCGCGCTGCTCGAGAGCTTCGCCGTCGACGGCAAGCCGCCGCGCACGGTGACGGTCGTGACCGTCGAGGAAGCCTATTTCCAGTGCGCCCGCGCCATCGTCCGCTCGGGACTCTGGAAGGCCGAAAGCCATGTCGATCCCAGGTCCATACCGTCGCCCGGCGCCATGCTGGCGGCGGTCACGGCCGGCGAGGTCGGCGGCGAGACCTACGACCGAGACTGGCCCGAGCGCGCGGCCAAGACGATGTGGTGAGAGCGCTCAGCTCTCCTCGATCTGGCGCTGGTCCTCGCGGCTGATCGAGACCTCCTCGAAATCCAGCTCCTCCTGTAGGATCAGGAAGGCGTCGGCGCTGACGGTCCCGTCGCCGCGCAGCTCCTCCAGGCGCAGCCGCTGGCGGTGCAGGGCCTTGAGGCCGATGGTCCGGCGCGCTTCCAGCGGGCCGGTGGCGGGCGGCGAACCGCTGGGCACGGCGGCGAAACGATAGCGCCAGTGCTCGACCGCCTCGCCCGTCTTGCCGTCCAGCGCCGCCAGGGCCGCGCCCGCCAGGTCCGCGCGCAGGCGGATCAACTCTTCGCCGAGCCCGTCCTCGCGGTCCAGGCCCAGGAGACGGACCAGCGGCGCCAGGGTCATGCCCTGGACCACCAGGGTGGCCAGCACCACCGCGAAGGCCGTCAGCACCAGCAGGTCGCGCTGTGGGAAGTTGCCCGGCAGGGCGAAGGCCGTGGCCAGGGTGACCAGGCCCCGCATGCCGCACCAGCCGACCAGCACGCCATTGCGCAGGCTGATCGCCGGATAGCCGCCGCGCAGGCTGGGGAACCGCCGGGCCAGGACGAGATAGAGCTGCACCCAGGCCATGCGCACCACGATCAGGCAGACGACCACGGCCGAGGCGAAGCCGACCGCCACCATCAGCCGGTCGCGGTCCATGCCGGCGACGATGGTGCGGGCCTGCAACCCCATCAGCAGGAAGGCCACGACGTTCAGCAGGAACACCGCCGAGGTCCAGACGGCGAAGCTGTGGATCCGCACGCGCGGCGGCGTACGCAAGGCCGCCGTGCGGGCGAATGTCATGGCGAAGGCCACCAGACACAGCACCGGCGACACACCCAGCCGCTCGGCGATCATCCAGGACCCGAAGGCGGTGACGAACTCGAACAGGTTGCCGCCCAGGGTGCCGCTGGTCAGCGGGCTGACGAAGCGCAGCACGCGGGCGATGACGATGCCCAGGATGATCCCGCCCGGCGCCGCCAGGCCCAGCTGGACGGCCAGCCCCTGGTCGATGCCGCCCTGGGCCTGGAAGGCCAGCGCCGCCGAGAACAGCAGCAGGGCCGAGGCGTCGTTCAGCAGGCTCTCGCCCTTCAGCACCGCGATCGAGCCGCGCGGCATGCGCACGCTGCTGAGCACGGCCGTGGCGGCGGCCGCGTCGGGCGGGGCGACGATGGCGCCCAGCGCCAGGGCGGCGGCGATCGGCAGGCCGGCCATGGTCACGCCCAGCCAGGCGACCGCGCCGGCGCTCAGCAGCACCGCCACCACCACCAGGGCGAACAACGGCCGCCACAGGCGGCGCACCTCGGCGACCGGGAAATCGAAGGCTGCGTCGACCAGGGCCGGAGCCAGGAACAGGGCCAGGGCCGTGTGGGGCTCGATCGAGATCTTCGGCGCGCCGGGGACCAGGGCCAGACAGACGCCGGCGGCCGCCAGCATCGTCGGATACGGCGCCTTGATGCGGCGCGACACCTGCAGCAGCAGCACCGCGGCCGCCACGAGGACGAGAAGACTTTCGAAGAAGCTCACGGGTCCTCCCTGGCGATGCGCGAGCTTAGGGCGCAACGGCTCGGATGACAAAGTTCGCCCAGCGGGTTCCGGTTCGCCGGCGCCCGCAACAAAAACGGCCCCAGGGTCACCCCCGAGGCCGCTTGAAACACATCAGTCCCCCTGTGGAGGCCGCATCAGTCGTCGCGATGGACGCGTTCGCGGCGCTCGTGCCGTTCCTGGGCTTCCAGGCTGAGCGTCGCCGTGGGGCGAGCGTCCAACCGGGCCAGGCCGATCGGCTCGCCCGTCTCCTCGCAGTAGCCGTAGGAGCCGTCCTCGACGCGGCGCAGGGCCTGGTCGATCTTGGAAATCAGCTTCCGCTGGCGGTCGCGAGTGCGAAGCTCGAGAGCACGGTCGGTTTCCGAGGACGCGCGATCGGCGAGATCGGCGTGGTTCTCGGTTTCTTTCTGGAGATGGGAAACCGTCTCGCGAGATTCGCGGAGGATCTCTTCTTTCCATGCCAGCAGCTTCTGCTTGAAGTACTCAAGCTGCCGCTCGTTCATAAAAGGCTCGTCCTCGGAAGGACGGTAATCGGATTTCTCTACTAGAACAGTGGCCGTTTGCATTAA
Encoded proteins:
- a CDS encoding division/cell wall cluster transcriptional repressor MraZ, which translates into the protein MFLSTFEKQLDSKRRIVVPQEFRAAVSGMFDGIFCFPSIEADCLEAGGKALFDRYLGVIEELEFGDPIRSALETSVLGGMAKLSFDTAGRITLPDHLCEMCGLTDWVTVVGMGERFQIWSREAFQAHRAAQRDLAREGLAALRAQQRAAKLGAAS
- a CDS encoding FMN-binding negative transcriptional regulator; this encodes MHPAPAFRVEDRAVLLDFIRAHPFVTFVASVGGRLFVAQSPVVIRDLDGEVALDFHLSRGNLLTPHLTQGFRAVALATGLDAYVSPDWYESADQVPTWNYQSVEAEGSVAPLDEAELVALLDDLSAQEEGRLLPKKPWTRDKMKAGKFESMLRGIQGGRLFVERLQGTFKLSQNKADADRLGAAKGLGDHPIAQLMRDVP
- a CDS encoding N-acetylmuramoyl-L-alanine amidase, giving the protein MSLSIIEAPSPNFDARKAVPDMVVLHYTGMETGEAAIERLRDPEAKVSAHYCVEEDGRIFRLVPEERRAWHAGAAFWKGVKDINSASIGIEIVNPGHEFGYRPFPEAQIASVINLLADVRSRWMIPDSRILGHSDIAPARKIDPGELFPWKRLAQSGHGLWIEPAPSPGAPLGQGEEGTGVFALQAGLTRLGFDCAPTGKYDEWTTTVVSAFQRHWLQNRFDGIADGETRARLVGLLRAAAE
- a CDS encoding DMT family transporter encodes the protein MSLRDFGVLILVCLVWASSNIISKLVVAHWGVPPLYYAAVRFAVVAILTLPWLLPAPRPTWRMVLVGLLMGGGNFALLFMGFKTASPSAASVVIQVGVPFTTLLSVLILGEKIRWRRGVGIALTLLGAVVVMWSPHGLELSAGLWLIVAAAFTGSLGAVMMKQVEGVKPLQFQAWVGFSSFWPLAAMSAVMEPGQVAAGFHAGWPFVGAVAFSALVVSVVAHTAYYGLIQRYEANLIAPLTLMTPLFTIGMGVVVTHDHFDLRMGIGAALALLGVLIIALRRNQVMPLLMSIRNRAL
- a CDS encoding flavin-containing monooxygenase, translated to MAMEHVDVLIVGAGLSGIGAAYHLRKHCPGKTYAILEGREAIGGTWDLFRYPGIRSDSDMYTLGYSFKPWKAAKAIADGPSILSYVRETARENDVDRHIRFRHLVKRASWSTETATWTVEAEHDGLTVKFTCGFLYMCSGYYRYSAGYTPDFSGAERFQGRVVHPQHWPEDLDYAGKKVVVIGSGATAVTLVPEMAKTAAHVTMLQRSPTYVVSRPAEDGVANWLRSKLPAMTAYGITRWKNVLFQMLFFNLARKKPEKTKERLLGLVREHLGPDYDVATHFTPRYNPWDQRLCLVPDADLFDSIKAGTSSVVTDHIETFTETGIQLKSGKALDADIIVTATGLQMQLLSGMEVVVDGKVANLAQSMSYKGMMFSDVPNLASAFGYTNASWTLKADLTSEYVCRLLNHMNRTGVDYCVAHADSAVEAAPWLDFTSGYVTRAMDQFPKQGLRKPWKVHQNYALDLVALRFGKVDDGVMTFGRKTGAKAPPVTAKAA
- a CDS encoding oxygenase MpaB family protein, coding for MAEPSSYLGWKIDYASPPGEPAYLDPGSVHWRIYKNPIALAVGGVAAVLLEFADARIRSGVWDHSTYKADPIGRSKRTGIAAMVGVYGPQAAARRVIQGVTNMHTRVVGNTPKGEAYKALDPELLDWVSATAGYGFLNAYDRFVAPLSEAEKTRFYGEAGPIARLYGVKSSPGSQADFMAMMDRLAPRFEPHPIVEEFLAIIQSGKAAPNAPKFLHKALARAAVSLLPPIVRQKLALGREYDLTLVDTLALKAAGKLADRIPVKGSPPCQASARLGLPYDFLYRSRAEQKRLLEAHHNPLIPAKAGTQAEA
- a CDS encoding DUF3052 family protein — translated: MGKEASGVWGQLSDGESEGKLLWEPPKLIFRGAVRGIYQGHALRNLRTEGDDLVLSDGTRFTLEPGQAEKWLHAILNPPSRLDKLGVKPGMTVVVDGVEDDEFLAELSTRVEPVEADEADGVDILFLAAEDLADLDRLEDLMWTLADKGAIWIVTQKGKGAPLKDTDVLTAARGFGLSDTKVCAFSKTHTALRFVKRKTPKAAPAPAVDAEEVFDEE
- a CDS encoding crotonase/enoyl-CoA hydratase family protein; the protein is MSQSLILTEKRGHVAILTLNRPEAMNALGAPGDGDQVAAACEAINDDQDIRCVILTGAGKAFSAGGDVKAMKAREGAFGGNGVAVRDGYRKNIHRIVRAIYGLEVPSIAAVNGAAIGLGCDVACMTDIRIAADTARFGVTFLKLGLIPGDGGAWLMPRTIGMSRAAELLFTGDVIDAAKAAEWGLISKAVPAETLMDEAMALATRIAAQPPHALRMAKSLLKHGQTASYDTLMEMSAAAQAIAHHTEDHMEGVDAILEKRTPTFKGA
- a CDS encoding response regulator, producing the protein MTEHAKARHVLIIEDEILVAFEVEALLAEMGFTSFDIADSAADALTLAIANPPDLITADYRIVGGTGVEAVEAIQRRLGRIPVVYVTGNADQLQGRLTPIVDKPISARILAEACARASTT
- a CDS encoding cation:proton antiporter, whose protein sequence is MSFFESLLVLVAAAVLLLQVSRRIKAPYPTMLAAAGVCLALVPGAPKISIEPHTALALFLAPALVDAAFDFPVAEVRRLWRPLFALVVVAVLLSAGAVAWLGVTMAGLPIAAALALGAIVAPPDAAAATAVLSSVRMPRGSIAVLKGESLLNDASALLLFSAALAFQAQGGIDQGLAVQLGLAAPGGIILGIVIARVLRFVSPLTSGTLGGNLFEFVTAFGSWMIAERLGVSPVLCLVAFAMTFARTAALRTPPRVRIHSFAVWTSAVFLLNVVAFLLMGLQARTIVAGMDRDRLMVAVGFASAVVVCLIVVRMAWVQLYLVLARRFPSLRGGYPAISLRNGVLVGWCGMRGLVTLATAFALPGNFPQRDLLVLTAFAVVLATLVVQGMTLAPLVRLLGLDREDGLGEELIRLRADLAGAALAALDGKTGEAVEHWRYRFAAVPSGSPPATGPLEARRTIGLKALHRQRLRLEELRGDGTVSADAFLILQEELDFEEVSISREDQRQIEES
- the dksA gene encoding RNA polymerase-binding protein DksA, which produces MQTATVLVEKSDYRPSEDEPFMNERQLEYFKQKLLAWKEEILRESRETVSHLQKETENHADLADRASSETDRALELRTRDRQRKLISKIDQALRRVEDGSYGYCEETGEPIGLARLDARPTATLSLEAQERHERRERVHRDD